Proteins encoded by one window of Candidatus Omnitrophota bacterium:
- the cydB gene encoding cytochrome d ubiquinol oxidase subunit II — protein MDLNLIWFILFMVLISGYAILDGFDLGVGVLSLFAKGDEEKRIHMNAIGPVWDGNEVWLLTAGGSLFAAFPPVYATVFSSFYLAFMLLLVALIFRAVSLEFRSKVEDPRWRKSWDWAFGLGSFVPALLYGVTVGNIVQGLPLTKDWVFTGNFLGLLNPYALLVGLLSLVMFILHGSLYMGMKTEGDLQARMKSWASRTWIVFIVLYLITMIATLFAAKHALAALLGRPLFYLMFLVWCPALVLIPVFSQAGRFGKAFVASCVNIVGVIVMCAVAMFPRMVPASTDLAYSLTIYNASSTPRTLMVMLIIAGIGMPLVIAYTAFIYVVFKGKVVLTEESY, from the coding sequence ATGGATCTTAATCTCATCTGGTTCATTTTGTTTATGGTGTTGATTAGCGGCTACGCAATACTGGACGGCTTTGATTTGGGTGTCGGGGTTTTGTCCTTATTTGCCAAGGGGGATGAGGAGAAGCGCATCCACATGAATGCCATAGGACCGGTATGGGACGGTAACGAGGTTTGGTTGCTTACCGCAGGCGGTTCGCTGTTTGCAGCTTTCCCTCCGGTTTATGCCACAGTCTTTAGCTCCTTTTACTTAGCCTTTATGCTGTTGCTGGTGGCCCTTATCTTTCGAGCGGTCTCTCTGGAGTTCCGTTCCAAGGTTGAGGACCCTCGTTGGCGCAAGTCTTGGGATTGGGCCTTTGGATTGGGGAGTTTTGTGCCGGCGCTTCTATACGGTGTGACGGTTGGGAATATTGTGCAGGGTTTGCCTCTCACAAAGGATTGGGTCTTTACCGGTAATTTTCTCGGGTTGCTCAATCCTTATGCCTTGCTGGTGGGGTTGCTCTCTTTGGTGATGTTTATCCTGCACGGTTCCTTGTACATGGGGATGAAGACCGAGGGGGATTTGCAGGCGCGTATGAAGAGCTGGGCGAGCAGGACTTGGATCGTCTTCATCGTACTCTATTTAATCACCATGATTGCCACACTCTTTGCTGCCAAACATGCCCTGGCTGCGCTGCTCGGTCGCCCCTTATTCTATCTGATGTTCTTAGTGTGGTGCCCGGCATTGGTTTTGATTCCCGTGTTCAGTCAGGCGGGCAGGTTTGGTAAGGCCTTTGTGGCTTCTTGTGTGAATATTGTCGGTGTAATCGTTATGTGCGCGGTTGCGATGTTTCCCAGAATGGTGCCGGCCAGCACGGATTTGGCCTACAGTCTGACCATCTACAATGCCTCCTCCACACCGCGCACTCTAATGGTGATGCTGATTATTGCGGGAATCGGCATGCCCCTGGTGATTGCGTACACTGCCTTTATCTATGTGGTTTTCAAGGGTAAAGTGGTTCTTACAGAAGAAAGCTACTGA